A single region of the Salicibibacter cibi genome encodes:
- a CDS encoding restriction endonuclease subunit S, translating to MLSKEKFIEKHRRPFSHPLPDQWGYQKIGNHLKESKEKNREKLPLYSVTMSQGIVPQELSNKRDISSVDKSRYKVIEPNDIVYNTMRMWQGVVGLSDVTGIVSPAYTVCQLSEGIYGKYVEFLFKSRPMINLFHRFSQGLVSDTLNLKYSHLKDILMPIPPLPEQRKIAAILTSVDNAIEKTEAIIAQTEKVKNGLMQKLLTQGIGHTKFKQTEIGEIPEEWEIVTLDRVVTKLFSGVSVNSEDRIKKPHEKGILKTSAVTNRIFNALEHKTILPLEEERAAVTPKKNHIVISRMNTPLLVGASSYVDKDHSDLYLPDRLWQAETNNNVISLWLSYVLTWNKMRSIISSISTGTSGSMKNISQKALLNLKISLPSLSEQENISQILVSVDNKITAEQQKMTQLQTLKKGLMQVLLTGKVRVKVDEEDEVVST from the coding sequence ATGTTGAGTAAAGAAAAATTCATAGAAAAACATAGGAGGCCATTTTCTCACCCTCTTCCTGATCAATGGGGGTATCAAAAAATAGGGAATCACTTGAAAGAAAGTAAAGAAAAAAATAGAGAGAAATTACCATTATATTCAGTTACAATGAGCCAAGGGATTGTACCACAAGAATTAAGTAATAAACGAGATATTTCTTCGGTAGATAAATCTAGATATAAAGTAATTGAACCTAATGATATAGTTTATAATACAATGCGGATGTGGCAAGGGGTAGTTGGCTTGAGTGATGTTACAGGGATAGTGAGCCCCGCTTACACCGTATGTCAACTATCAGAAGGTATTTACGGGAAATATGTAGAATTTTTATTTAAAAGCAGGCCGATGATTAACCTATTTCATCGGTTTTCCCAAGGCCTCGTAAGCGATACATTAAATTTAAAATACAGCCATTTGAAAGATATTTTAATGCCAATCCCACCTCTCCCCGAACAACGAAAAATCGCGGCTATCCTAACTTCCGTAGATAATGCCATTGAAAAAACAGAAGCCATCATTGCGCAAACGGAAAAAGTGAAAAATGGGCTGATGCAAAAGCTTCTCACCCAAGGCATCGGCCATACGAAGTTTAAGCAAACAGAGATCGGAGAGATCCCTGAGGAGTGGGAAATAGTGACACTTGATAGGGTGGTTACTAAACTTTTCTCGGGAGTAAGCGTCAATTCTGAAGATAGAATAAAAAAGCCTCATGAGAAGGGAATATTAAAAACTAGTGCTGTAACTAATAGAATTTTTAATGCACTTGAACATAAAACAATATTACCTTTAGAAGAAGAAAGAGCTGCTGTCACTCCTAAAAAAAATCATATTGTTATAAGTAGAATGAACACCCCACTTCTTGTAGGAGCCAGTTCCTATGTTGATAAAGATCACTCCGACCTGTATTTACCTGACCGATTATGGCAGGCAGAAACGAATAATAATGTAATATCTTTATGGCTTAGCTATGTACTTACATGGAATAAAATGCGATCAATTATTAGTTCAATTTCTACTGGAACTAGCGGTAGTATGAAAAACATTTCTCAGAAAGCTCTTCTTAATTTAAAAATAAGTTTACCTTCATTATCGGAGCAAGAAAATATTTCTCAAATTCTTGTGTCTGTCGACAACAAAATCACCGCAGAACAACAAAAGATGACCCAGCTCCAAACCCTAAAAAAAGGCCTAATGCAAGTCCTGCTTACCGGAAAGGTCCGGGTAAAGGTTGACGAAGAAGATGAGGTGGTCTCCACATGA
- a CDS encoding type I restriction-modification system subunit M: MPLTLQQLESHLWESANILRGSIDSSDYKNYIFGLLFLKRLNDVFVETAQDIEEKEGDDYGWYERDEHQFFVPDRSRWNHIQAQTQDIGDSLNTAFEALEEENKSLEGVLANIDFNDKEKLPDSLLTQLIQHFTAIDLRNQNLSEPDMLGRAYEYLIKQFADDAGKKGGEFYTPSKVVELLVKLLKPEEGMRVSDPTVGSGGMLIQSVDYIKSQGGNPANLTLHGQERNLNTWAICKMNLLLHGLSDHEIKKGDTIRSPELIEDGELMLYDRVIANPPFSLKNWGREEAETNKYGRFRFGLPPKNAGDLAFIQHMVATLNHEGKAGIVMPHGVLFRGGAEGKIRKGLLEEDLLEAVIGLPANLFYGTGIPASILIFNRGKEEDKKGKVFFVHGADDYEPGTNQNVLRDNDISKIVSSYDQWRDKEKYCTVVGLEEIRGNDYNLNIPRYIDITEEEEDIDVKDELAKLHKLELERGEIEITMKSYLKELGYVE; this comes from the coding sequence ATGCCACTAACACTACAACAACTCGAATCCCACTTATGGGAATCCGCAAACATCCTACGGGGTAGCATCGATTCCTCGGACTATAAAAATTACATATTCGGTCTGTTGTTCTTAAAACGGTTAAATGATGTTTTCGTAGAGACGGCGCAAGACATTGAAGAAAAGGAAGGCGACGATTATGGGTGGTATGAACGGGATGAGCACCAATTTTTCGTACCTGATCGTTCCCGTTGGAACCATATCCAAGCGCAAACGCAGGATATTGGTGACAGTTTGAACACAGCGTTTGAAGCGCTGGAGGAAGAAAACAAATCACTGGAAGGTGTACTCGCCAACATAGATTTCAACGATAAGGAAAAACTCCCTGATTCGTTGCTTACACAATTGATTCAGCATTTCACGGCGATTGATTTGCGTAATCAAAATCTATCAGAGCCAGATATGCTCGGTCGCGCCTATGAATACTTAATCAAACAGTTCGCCGATGATGCAGGCAAAAAAGGTGGAGAATTCTACACGCCAAGCAAAGTCGTTGAATTACTCGTTAAGCTTCTCAAGCCAGAAGAAGGCATGCGCGTTAGCGACCCGACGGTTGGTTCCGGCGGCATGCTCATTCAGTCGGTCGATTACATCAAATCTCAAGGTGGCAATCCTGCCAACTTAACGCTTCACGGTCAGGAACGGAACCTGAATACATGGGCAATCTGTAAAATGAACCTGCTCTTGCACGGGCTAAGTGATCATGAAATAAAAAAAGGGGACACTATCCGCAGCCCAGAATTGATCGAAGATGGAGAGTTGATGCTGTATGACCGTGTCATTGCCAATCCTCCGTTCAGTCTAAAAAACTGGGGAAGAGAGGAAGCGGAGACGAATAAATATGGTCGTTTCCGTTTCGGACTACCTCCTAAAAATGCTGGGGATTTAGCGTTCATTCAGCATATGGTGGCAACCTTGAATCATGAAGGAAAAGCTGGCATTGTCATGCCGCATGGCGTACTGTTCCGTGGTGGAGCAGAAGGAAAAATTCGCAAAGGATTGCTGGAGGAAGATTTACTGGAAGCAGTGATCGGTTTACCTGCTAACCTCTTTTACGGTACGGGGATACCGGCGAGTATTCTTATTTTTAATCGAGGGAAAGAAGAAGATAAAAAAGGAAAGGTCTTCTTCGTTCACGGTGCAGATGATTATGAGCCCGGAACGAACCAAAATGTTTTACGCGATAATGATATAAGTAAGATAGTATCTTCTTATGATCAATGGCGGGATAAGGAGAAATATTGTACTGTCGTAGGTCTAGAAGAAATTAGGGGGAATGACTACAACTTAAACATTCCTAGATATATTGATATTACCGAGGAAGAGGAAGATATTGATGTAAAAGATGAACTTGCTAAACTTCATAAGTTGGAACTAGAAAGAGGAGAGATTGAAATAACCATGAAGAGTTATTTGAAGGAGCTAGGATATGTTGAGTAA
- a CDS encoding helix-turn-helix domain-containing protein translates to MCPNLSNADLCSYKSLSPFTNVEELNRAIRIHLYAHSHELTENAVAVFKLIARHAVKTVGVAFLKYDVMATHLGVSSSTVKRIIRVLKERQMIDVYRTVRQRGKVRGGYGHNVFLIVDPSTDPSEMNHRSNPENTDASNVQPEQKETEALSFEAGSLSEKKEPRKAVANEKLDASFVPAHVPPLFVTAAQPFYDAEYIYNLWGRAVSAYKYINTDADLMEDDIVHAIVQAFKGAMFMQKTGRLRGSLAGYFYGACKRIFEQIYQEELDELWQQRTHNIREEDLPGWLTAD, encoded by the coding sequence ATGTGTCCAAACCTTAGCAATGCCGATCTCTGCTCATACAAATCGCTGTCGCCATTCACGAATGTAGAAGAACTTAACCGGGCGATTCGCATTCACTTATACGCCCATTCACACGAATTGACGGAAAACGCCGTCGCTGTTTTCAAATTGATTGCCCGTCACGCGGTGAAGACGGTCGGCGTCGCATTTTTAAAATACGACGTTATGGCTACACACCTCGGCGTTTCGTCCTCAACGGTCAAGCGCATCATACGTGTGCTTAAAGAACGGCAGATGATCGACGTTTATCGGACGGTGAGACAGCGCGGTAAGGTACGCGGCGGGTACGGCCATAACGTGTTTCTCATCGTTGATCCATCGACTGATCCGTCGGAAATGAACCATCGATCAAACCCGGAAAATACTGATGCATCAAACGTTCAGCCTGAACAAAAGGAAACCGAAGCTTTGTCTTTTGAAGCAGGCTCCCTTTCAGAGAAAAAAGAACCACGTAAAGCCGTCGCGAATGAAAAATTAGACGCTTCGTTCGTCCCGGCTCATGTCCCGCCCCTTTTCGTCACAGCGGCTCAACCCTTTTATGATGCTGAATACATTTATAATCTCTGGGGTCGAGCGGTAAGCGCATATAAGTATATCAATACCGATGCCGATCTCATGGAAGACGACATTGTACATGCTATTGTGCAGGCGTTTAAAGGCGCGATGTTTATGCAAAAAACCGGTCGTTTGCGCGGTTCATTAGCGGGCTACTTTTACGGCGCGTGCAAACGGATTTTTGAACAGATCTATCAAGAGGAACTCGACGAATTATGGCAGCAACGAACGCACAACATCAGGGAAGAAGATTTGCCGGGGTGGTTGACGGCAGATTAA
- a CDS encoding 2,3-butanediol dehydrogenase — MEAAVWHGEKDIRIENVEEKPLKDTEVKVKVAWGGICGSDLHEYEEGPVFVPNEKEDPLTNEKAPLTMGHEFAGIVEEVGKNVTKYKAGDRVAINPTLTYGNKPEEQDPYDGFSFIGLHGDGGFTKYANAPEDNVYALPESLTLQDGALTEPTAVAVEAVKKGKLQLGDKVAVFGAGPIGLLTAVAAKAAGASEIIVLDLSEARLKKAKELGATHIINSGEVDPVEAIKEIAPDGVDVSFEVAGVAPTFKQAIDVTKALGTMVIVSIFAKPIEWNPIQLTNTGVNIESSIAYTSTSFQQTLDLMGTGQLKPQAVITDYIQLDDIVEKGFEALSNDKSQAKILVELSGEK, encoded by the coding sequence ATGGAAGCAGCAGTATGGCATGGAGAGAAAGACATACGCATTGAAAATGTGGAGGAAAAACCGTTAAAAGATACGGAGGTTAAAGTAAAAGTTGCATGGGGCGGTATTTGTGGCAGTGATTTGCATGAATACGAAGAAGGCCCGGTCTTTGTCCCCAATGAAAAAGAAGATCCACTGACCAATGAGAAAGCTCCGTTAACAATGGGGCACGAATTTGCGGGGATAGTAGAAGAAGTCGGTAAAAACGTTACAAAATATAAAGCAGGCGACAGAGTAGCGATTAACCCTACCTTAACATATGGCAATAAACCGGAAGAACAAGACCCCTATGATGGATTCAGCTTCATTGGATTGCATGGGGATGGCGGTTTCACCAAATATGCAAATGCCCCGGAAGACAATGTCTACGCGTTACCGGAAAGCCTAACCCTGCAGGACGGGGCATTAACAGAACCGACTGCCGTTGCAGTGGAAGCGGTGAAAAAAGGGAAACTACAACTCGGAGATAAGGTTGCTGTTTTTGGGGCAGGTCCGATTGGTTTGCTAACAGCTGTTGCCGCAAAAGCAGCCGGAGCAAGCGAAATTATTGTGTTGGATTTATCTGAAGCTCGTCTTAAAAAAGCAAAAGAATTAGGAGCAACGCACATCATTAATTCCGGTGAGGTAGATCCGGTAGAAGCAATCAAAGAGATTGCCCCGGATGGTGTGGACGTTTCCTTTGAAGTGGCTGGAGTAGCCCCGACATTTAAACAAGCCATTGATGTAACCAAAGCACTTGGAACGATGGTCATTGTCTCTATTTTCGCGAAGCCTATTGAGTGGAATCCAATCCAACTCACAAATACAGGTGTCAATATTGAATCCTCCATTGCCTACACATCGACCAGCTTCCAACAAACATTGGATCTGATGGGCACAGGACAATTAAAGCCCCAAGCCGTCATCACAGACTATATCCAACTGGATGATATCGTGGAAAAAGGGTTTGAAGCATTAAGCAATGACAAATCACAAGCAAAAATTTTGGTAGAACTAAGTGGGGAAAAATAA